A window of Fluoribacter dumoffii NY 23 contains these coding sequences:
- a CDS encoding acyl-CoA desaturase, whose translation MKSLGCLIRSWIVSENNYNPHEPLGNKIDWMRATPFVLVNLSCLLVFYVRFSWIAVSTAVILYFFRLFTIGAFYHRYFSHKTFKTNRFWQFIFAALAGTSAQRGPLWWAAHHRQHHMVSDMPEDAHSPIQHGFWWSHVGWFLTKKHYHYNPERVRDLEQYPELVFLERYDVLMPALLFLVLFIIGWMLQSYAPQWDTGIGEMLIWGFSISLVALFNTTVIINSLCHVYGTRRYETSDNSKNNLFFALITLGEGWHNNHHHYPASARQGFRWWEIDVTYYLIKLLELMGIVWDVKPVPKSVLEQNLTQK comes from the coding sequence ATGAAGTCTTTAGGATGTTTGATACGCAGTTGGATTGTAAGCGAAAATAATTATAATCCGCACGAGCCATTAGGAAATAAAATTGATTGGATGCGAGCGACTCCTTTTGTTTTGGTTAACCTGAGTTGTCTATTGGTTTTTTATGTACGTTTCAGTTGGATTGCCGTCAGTACTGCGGTAATTCTCTATTTTTTTCGCTTGTTCACAATCGGTGCTTTTTACCACCGTTATTTCTCACACAAAACTTTCAAAACAAATCGTTTTTGGCAATTTATCTTTGCAGCCCTTGCCGGGACTTCTGCTCAGCGCGGTCCTTTATGGTGGGCTGCTCATCACAGACAGCACCATATGGTGTCTGACATGCCAGAAGATGCACACTCCCCAATACAACATGGTTTTTGGTGGAGTCATGTAGGCTGGTTTCTTACTAAAAAACATTACCACTACAATCCGGAACGAGTTAGGGATTTGGAGCAATATCCTGAACTGGTTTTTCTTGAGCGTTATGATGTATTAATGCCGGCATTGTTGTTTTTAGTTCTTTTCATTATCGGATGGATGCTGCAATCTTATGCGCCTCAATGGGATACCGGAATTGGTGAAATGCTCATTTGGGGCTTTAGTATTTCCTTAGTGGCATTATTTAACACCACTGTCATTATCAATTCTCTGTGCCACGTGTATGGAACAAGACGTTATGAAACGTCGGACAATAGCAAAAATAATCTTTTCTTCGCCCTGATTACGCTTGGTGAAGGTTGGCATAATAATCACCATCATTATCCCGCATCAGCACGCCAGGGTTTTCGATGGTGGGAAATCGACGTTACTTATTACTTAATCAAACTTTTAGAACTAATGGGTATTGTCTGGGATGTAAAACCGGTACCTAAATCTGTATTAGAGCAGAACTTGACCCAAAAGTAA
- the cydB gene encoding cytochrome d ubiquinol oxidase subunit II → MLPLIFALLLAFIVIMYVILDGFDLGIGILFPFTGSERERDKMMNSIAPVWDGNETWLVFGGAILYGGFPQVYGALLPVLYIPIMFMLIALIFRGVSFEFRFKADKSKPVWNWLFAIGSVAAAFFQGVILGCFVQGFSLNPQTMAISQASWLTPFSLFTGIALVSGYGLLGATWMIIKSRGKLQLKMVHYARGLLIAVSFFLIFVSIWTPLHSAEVFNRWYQFPNFLFLSPLPLITAWVIYLNWRNLSLNSNNERKPFIYSIIIFLCSYIGIAISVYPYLIPHQITIWEAAAPSSTLTFILVGVAIMLPILLGYTLYAYSLFRGKTEEHYH, encoded by the coding sequence ATGCTTCCACTCATTTTTGCTTTATTACTTGCTTTCATTGTTATTATGTATGTGATTTTAGATGGGTTTGACTTGGGAATTGGAATTTTATTTCCTTTTACCGGCAGTGAACGCGAAAGAGATAAGATGATGAATTCAATTGCTCCAGTATGGGATGGCAATGAAACCTGGCTTGTTTTTGGCGGCGCTATATTATATGGCGGATTCCCTCAGGTTTATGGGGCTCTTTTGCCTGTTCTTTATATTCCGATCATGTTCATGTTGATTGCCTTGATTTTTCGAGGCGTTAGTTTTGAGTTTCGATTTAAAGCGGATAAGTCGAAGCCTGTATGGAACTGGCTGTTTGCAATCGGTTCTGTTGCCGCAGCGTTTTTTCAGGGAGTCATCTTGGGATGTTTTGTTCAAGGATTCTCATTGAATCCTCAGACAATGGCAATAAGTCAGGCCAGTTGGTTAACTCCTTTTAGCTTATTTACCGGAATTGCTCTAGTAAGCGGGTATGGACTTCTTGGCGCAACATGGATGATTATCAAAAGCAGGGGCAAACTTCAACTCAAAATGGTTCATTATGCCCGTGGGTTACTAATTGCTGTAAGTTTCTTTTTAATTTTTGTAAGTATTTGGACTCCATTGCACAGCGCTGAGGTTTTTAATCGCTGGTATCAATTTCCCAATTTTTTATTCTTAAGTCCACTCCCTTTAATTACTGCATGGGTTATTTACCTTAACTGGAGAAATTTATCATTAAATTCTAATAATGAACGCAAGCCTTTTATCTACAGTATCATCATTTTTTTGTGTTCTTATATCGGTATTGCAATTAGTGTATATCCTTATTTGATTCCCCATCAGATTACGATTTGGGAAGCGGCAGCCCCATCTTCGACACTCACATTTATATTAGTAGGTGTGGCCATTATGTTACCGATATTGCTGGGATATACCTTATATGCTTATTCTCTTTTCAGAGGTAAGACAGAAGAGCATTACCATTAG
- a CDS encoding SDR family NAD(P)-dependent oxidoreductase: MASYLIIAASSAIGQSVTTLLTHRGDKVFTTARDNHKINPDFLLDASDFNAVTEVFRKIDRLDGVVNCAGSLLLKSAHTTTFEEFQTSINASLTTAFATVRAAGLMMRNGGSVVLISSAAALVGLPNHEAIAAAKAGVIGIAQSAAATYAPNNLRVNVVAPGMVNSPLTASLLNNTLACNASKMMHPLGRIGTPEDIAQAIIFLLNPENSWITGQVLAVDGGLSHVRPKLKI; the protein is encoded by the coding sequence ATGGCTAGCTATTTGATTATTGCTGCAAGTAGTGCGATTGGGCAATCGGTTACCACTTTGTTGACTCATCGTGGCGATAAGGTATTTACAACTGCAAGAGATAACCACAAGATTAATCCAGATTTTTTACTTGATGCCAGTGATTTCAATGCAGTCACTGAGGTTTTTCGTAAAATAGACCGCCTTGACGGAGTTGTCAACTGTGCAGGCTCATTACTTTTGAAGAGTGCTCACACGACTACATTTGAAGAGTTTCAAACCAGCATTAATGCCTCATTAACCACCGCATTCGCAACAGTTCGTGCTGCTGGTTTAATGATGAGAAATGGCGGATCGGTAGTATTGATTTCATCAGCAGCAGCATTAGTTGGGCTACCCAATCATGAAGCAATTGCAGCAGCCAAGGCAGGGGTAATCGGTATCGCTCAATCTGCGGCAGCTACTTATGCCCCCAATAATCTAAGAGTTAATGTTGTAGCTCCAGGTATGGTGAATAGTCCACTAACTGCTTCGTTATTAAATAACACATTAGCTTGTAACGCATCAAAAATGATGCATCCTCTTGGACGTATAGGAACCCCTGAAGATATAGCCCAGGCAATTATATTTTTACTCAATCCTGAGAACAGCTGGATAACAGGACAAGTTCTTGCAGTCGATGGGGGCTTGAGCCACGTGCGTCCGAAGTTGAAAATTTAG
- a CDS encoding cryptochrome/photolyase family protein — protein sequence MTKLCIILGDQLSETLSALSEINRHDDVVLMCEVKEEATYVSHHPKKIAFLFSAMRHFAQTLREKGYCVRYIKFDNPHNQGSLTKELIRAVEEIKPSAIILTEPGEWRVLKMFEELKKKLTVPLTIYEDNRFLCTTNEFKHWAEGKKQLRMEFFYRMMRQKHRILIDNHGKPIGGSWNYDAQNRNHAKHIHAFPERLEYPEDRITAEVISLVATHFSRHFGHLRPFTLAVTRQQALSEANYFIENCLVSFGDYQDAMLTNETTLYHSKLSFYLNAGLLLPKELCHMAEQAYLKQQAPLNSVEGFIRQILGWREYIRG from the coding sequence ATGACAAAACTCTGCATTATTTTAGGCGATCAATTGAGTGAAACTTTGTCTGCGCTTAGCGAAATCAATAGGCATGATGACGTCGTATTGATGTGTGAAGTTAAAGAGGAAGCTACTTATGTCAGTCATCATCCTAAAAAAATTGCTTTTTTATTTTCCGCCATGCGCCATTTTGCCCAGACATTAAGGGAGAAAGGATATTGCGTCCGCTATATCAAGTTTGACAATCCACACAATCAGGGAAGTCTGACCAAAGAGTTGATTCGAGCGGTTGAAGAGATCAAACCATCAGCAATCATTCTTACTGAGCCTGGGGAATGGCGGGTTCTGAAGATGTTTGAAGAATTGAAAAAAAAATTGACTGTTCCCCTAACTATTTATGAGGATAACCGCTTTTTATGCACAACCAATGAATTCAAACACTGGGCTGAAGGCAAAAAACAACTACGCATGGAGTTTTTTTATCGGATGATGCGTCAAAAGCATCGTATTTTGATTGATAACCATGGAAAGCCTATCGGGGGTTCTTGGAATTATGATGCACAAAATCGTAATCATGCAAAACACATTCACGCATTTCCTGAGCGTTTGGAGTACCCAGAAGATAGGATTACTGCTGAGGTTATAAGTTTGGTAGCAACACATTTTTCCAGGCATTTTGGACACTTGCGCCCCTTTACCTTAGCAGTCACCCGTCAACAAGCACTGAGCGAAGCAAATTATTTTATTGAAAATTGTCTCGTTTCTTTTGGTGACTATCAAGATGCAATGCTAACTAATGAAACAACTTTATATCATTCAAAACTGTCGTTTTATCTCAATGCAGGATTGTTATTACCGAAAGAATTATGTCATATGGCAGAGCAGGCTTACCTGAAACAACAAGCACCTCTCAATTCGGTAGAAGGATTCATACGTCAGATTCTGGGCTGGCGCGAATACATACGCGG
- a CDS encoding cytochrome ubiquinol oxidase subunit I — protein MLVEILSRIQFGFSIGFHILFPTLNLGLAVFLVIMEFLWLKTKNPIYLEICKLWTKIFALTFGMGVVSGIVLAYQIGTNFGPFITQFGNVLGALFAYETLTAFFLEAGFLGVMLFGWKRVPPLVHFIATLLVTIGTTISAFWIMSANSWMQTPSGYEVVAGKYVVASWWAVVMNPSFIPRFIHMILASYVTTCFVIMGVASYYLLRKKAEKAAKKTMSFALWAALILVPVQIGVGDVVGLMVKDHQPLKTAAMEGLWHTQKGAPLVLFAWPSQAQQQNNYAIEIPKLASFINTHDWDGKMIGLDSVPPDQQPRVAPVFFSFRIMVGIGLLMFATAIAGLFLRYKNKIYEAKWFHYWCFLLTPLGFIASISGWLTAEIGRQPWVVYGLLKTHDAVSAIGAEDVIISFILLVLAYGVVFGFYLYYLFKLIRLGPEVTEKEQFEHHAFQYMTDLNVEKK, from the coding sequence ATGCTTGTGGAAATTTTGTCACGTATCCAGTTTGGTTTTAGTATTGGATTTCATATTTTATTTCCAACATTAAATTTAGGGTTGGCAGTTTTTTTAGTCATCATGGAATTTCTTTGGCTAAAAACAAAAAATCCGATTTATCTTGAAATATGTAAACTTTGGACCAAGATTTTTGCTCTTACTTTTGGAATGGGGGTCGTTTCAGGTATTGTACTTGCATACCAAATTGGAACGAATTTTGGTCCATTTATCACCCAATTTGGCAATGTTCTAGGGGCATTATTTGCCTATGAAACGCTAACTGCCTTTTTTCTTGAGGCCGGCTTTTTGGGAGTGATGCTCTTTGGTTGGAAGAGAGTGCCGCCACTAGTGCATTTCATTGCAACCCTGCTAGTTACCATTGGAACGACCATTTCTGCTTTCTGGATTATGTCTGCTAATTCGTGGATGCAAACACCCAGTGGATATGAGGTGGTTGCAGGGAAGTACGTAGTTGCCAGCTGGTGGGCTGTAGTCATGAACCCATCGTTTATACCTCGTTTTATCCATATGATTTTAGCCTCATATGTGACAACTTGTTTTGTCATCATGGGGGTCGCTTCTTATTATTTGCTTCGCAAAAAAGCAGAGAAAGCAGCCAAGAAAACTATGTCCTTTGCACTCTGGGCTGCTCTGATTCTCGTCCCTGTCCAAATTGGAGTGGGGGATGTGGTAGGGCTCATGGTTAAAGATCACCAACCGCTTAAAACAGCAGCCATGGAGGGACTTTGGCATACTCAAAAAGGTGCACCTTTGGTATTATTTGCCTGGCCCTCTCAGGCACAACAACAAAATAACTATGCTATTGAAATCCCAAAACTTGCAAGTTTTATCAACACTCATGACTGGGATGGGAAAATGATTGGTTTAGATTCGGTGCCACCTGACCAACAACCCAGAGTTGCTCCTGTATTTTTCTCATTTAGAATTATGGTAGGCATCGGTCTGCTAATGTTCGCTACAGCAATTGCCGGATTATTCCTTCGTTACAAAAACAAAATTTATGAGGCAAAATGGTTTCATTATTGGTGTTTTTTACTGACGCCGCTCGGATTTATAGCCAGTATTTCGGGATGGCTCACTGCCGAAATTGGAAGACAGCCTTGGGTGGTATATGGATTATTAAAAACTCATGATGCTGTCTCTGCTATCGGCGCTGAAGATGTCATCATCTCCTTCATACTGCTTGTGCTTGCTTACGGAGTTGTCTTTGGGTTTTATCTGTATTATTTATTCAAACTCATTCGCTTAGGACCTGAAGTCACTGAGAAAGAACAATTTGAACACCATGCATTTCAATACATGACTGATTTAAATGTGGAGAAAAAATAA